The Candidatus Methylomirabilota bacterium DNA window GCCCGGCTGGCCGTCGTACCCGCCCGTCCCGGTGATGCTGGGCGCGATGCGCTGCTCCAGTTCCTCGATCTTGAACGTCATTGGTCGTCACCTCCTTTCACATTGAGCGAACAGGATCACTCCAGCAGGCGACCCTCGGGCGTGTACACCGCCGAGGGGGGGAAAGTTGCACCCCTATGGCGGGTCTGGAGTACCCCCGAAGAGAGGGGGCGTCCTCCTCCTCTTCGCCTTCGTCCGCCAACTCACGCTGAGACGCTACTCGCTGCCGGTTACCCCCTGCTGACGTTTCCGTGACGTTGTCTTAACGTGCGCGGTTGACCCGGGCTCTTGACCTCCGGTCAGACAGGTCTCAGGTGCTGGCCAGCCAGTGAGCTGGACGTTTTCCGTCTACTCTCGCGCCGCGGCGCTGTCCATTCGACGGAAGTCGATAAGACGTTGGTTGATAGATGCGCCCCCCACGTCCAGGCGGGAGCCAATCAGGTGCGGGCTGTGGACCCGCCGTCGTGAGTCGATTTCGACAGCGGACGACGGCCCAGGATCAGCACCGCGAGGGACAGGCGGCCCGAGAGCCCGAGCTTCCGAAACGTGGGCATCAAGTGCGCCTTGACCGTCGCCTCCGTGATGCCCAGCTGGTTCGCGACGTCCTGGTTGCTGGCTCCGTGGGCGACCAGTGTCGCGACCTGGCGCTGCCGTGAGGTCAGCGCTTGCAAGGACACGGGGCCGAAGGGGGGCCGCGGCCGGCTGGCGGGCCACAGCCGGGCGAGCACCCGCGAGAGCACCTCGCGGCAGATCCACATCTCCCCGGTCTCGACGATCGCTACGGCCTTCCGCAGCAGGGCGGGGTCCGCGGCCACGTCCCCGTAGGCGAGCGCTCCGCTTCGAAGGACGGCGAACCCTTCCCGCTCATCCGGCTTCGTGGCCAGGAAGACGATCTTGGTCTGCGGGCTGAGGCGGTGCAGCGTCGGGATGGCTCGGGCATGGCAGAGGCCGGAGTCCAGCACCAGCACGCCGGGCCTGAGCCGCGTCAGGCTTTGCTGGAGCGCGGCCGGCTCCCTCGCTTCGCGGACGGTGAAGTTTCGGCGCAGCTCATCGCGCCACTGCCGCCGACGACTGGAATCGCCGCAGCCGATGAGCACGTCGGTCGTCCCCGAGGGTCCTCCAACGGTCTCCGCGTGAGATCGGCCTCTCGACATGGCCCCCCATCTTGCAGATCCTCCCGCTGTTCGCCAATAGTGCGATTGTGCTAGTGGCCCTCGGGGTGAAGAAGTGTCAAATCGTGAAGACGAGCAGCGGTAGAGCGCGCGCGGGTTCAGCTCGAGGATCCGCTCGGCGCTGGCGAGTGGCCGGGCCGTGACGGCTATCGGCCCCCGTGCACCTTGTCGAAGAATCCCTCGTGGTCCAGACGCTTC harbors:
- a CDS encoding response regulator transcription factor, with translation MLIGCGDSSRRRQWRDELRRNFTVREAREPAALQQSLTRLRPGVLVLDSGLCHARAIPTLHRLSPQTKIVFLATKPDEREGFAVLRSGALAYGDVAADPALLRKAVAIVETGEMWICREVLSRVLARLWPASRPRPPFGPVSLQALTSRQRQVATLVAHGASNQDVANQLGITEATVKAHLMPTFRKLGLSGRLSLAVLILGRRPLSKSTHDGGSTART